In one Pseudoliparis swirei isolate HS2019 ecotype Mariana Trench chromosome 23, NWPU_hadal_v1, whole genome shotgun sequence genomic region, the following are encoded:
- the gadd45gip1 gene encoding growth arrest and DNA damage-inducible proteins-interacting protein 1, whose product MAASMLCSRTAMLCRTLKLISCSKTVLSEGSRSVLLMQTKSYNPKPLRLNLRDQYIPDKDSEKTPEWQKTVRYDRKLFGRYGSASGIDRASLWPSHEQLEKMIVEENEWHPPLAVMLKSIEEKEKEQTEKRTAKEKLIAANMAKMPKMVADWRREKREARSKLKEETGRRTKLLAEAKERFGYTVDPRSPKFLEMVAVLEKEDKKKRKLMKRRDKEEKVVGPAVVSPPAS is encoded by the exons ATGGCGGCATCCATGCTATGCAGCAGGACGGCAATGTTATGTAGGACTTTAAAGCTAATTTCATGTTCAAAAACGGTACTTTCCGAGGGCTCTCGGAGCGTGCTCCTAATGCAGACTAAGTCCTATAACCCCAAACCCCTAAGGCTGAACCTCCGCGATCAGTACATCCCTGACAAGGACAGCGAGAAGACACCCGAGTGGCAGAAGACGGTCCGGTATGACCGGAAGCTGTTCGGTCGGTACGGTTCTGCGTCGGGTATCGACCGTGCCTCGCTGTGGCCCAGTCACGAGCAGCTGGAAAAGATGATCGTGGAGGAAAACGAGTGGCACCCTCCATTGGCGGTCATGCTAAAGAGCatcgaggagaaggagaaagagcaaACCGAAAAGCGGACGGCGAA GGAGAAACTCATCGCCGCTAACATGGCCAAAATGCCCAAGATGGTGGCCGACTGGCGCCGGGAGAAGCGCGAAGCCAGGAGCAAGCTGAAGGAGGAGACTGGTCGTCGCACCAAGCTGCTGGCCGAGGCCAAGGAACGCTTTGGCTACACCGTGGACCCCCGCAGCCCCAAGTTCTTGGAGATGGTTGCCGTGCTGGAAaaggaggacaagaagaagaggaagctcaTGAAGCGCAGAGATAAAGAGGAGAAGGTGGTGGGACCCGCCGTCGTATCTCCTCCGGCCTCCTAG
- the zgc:158403 gene encoding tetratricopeptide repeat protein 39A isoform X1, producing the protein MSNGKDANAAENSSQMTLKECLDECMEALDLFLNNHFNESLEMLRPRVNESMYHALIYATVLEMQAMMTFQPEDISNAGNTMKNAQEVCQRFRRKSPSLSNKSVGGSLTEVQLHAEVCYAECQLQRAALTFLQDENMVSFIKGGIKVRNSYLIYKELHSFIKSHSCLKEPSHVHLEGGISFGIGAFNLTLSLFPPRILKVLEFAGFSGDKEYGLSLLHDGATGINLRSMLCALLLLCYYTFLTFILGTGEGEVTEAERLLKPFLLRYPRGAIFLFFAGRTEEIKGNIDEAVALFEDGCKAQQAWKQFHHMCYWELMWCFTYKRAWKMAYFYADLLSKESRWSKTMYVYMKAAYLSMLREDEARPFGEDEVELFRQVSTFKQKIAGKSPPTEKFAIRKARRYKAHCPIRLPVPVLEMMYMWNGFSMISMRPELTEGMVQTLVEAEHSLLESPDNEYSVDDRCLIHLLKGLCLKNQGLLQAAEDSFRKVLSSEKKIRFDHYLVPNCLVELGLLYIDQGRRDEAIKLLHKARQNYKHYSMESRTQFRVHAALAKLKADAGEEEDTHM; encoded by the exons atgtccAATGGGAAAGACgcaaatgctgcagaaaa CTCCTCGCAGATGACTCTGAAAGAGTGCCTGGACGAGTGCATGGAGGCGCTGGACCTCTTCCTTAACAACCACTTTAATGAGAGCCTAGAGATGCTGCGGCCAAG AGTTAACGAGAGCATGTACCACGCTCTTATCTACGCCACAGTGCTGGAAATGCAGGCCATGATGACTTTCCAGCCGGAGGACATCAGCAACGCAGGAAATACCATGAAGAATGCCCAGGAGGTCTGCCAGAG GTTCCGACGGAAGTCACCGAGTTTGTCTAACAAGTCGGTCGGGGGTTCGCTCACTGAAG tGCAGCTTCATGCGGAAGTGTGTTACGCAGAGTGCCAACTCCAAAGAGCTGCTCTCACCTTCTTACAG GATGAGAACATGGTGAGTTTCATCAAAGGGGGGATAAAAGTACGAAACAGTTACCTCATTTACAA AGAACTGCATTCCTTCATTAAATCTCACAGCTGTCTCAAAGAACCGAGCCACGTGCACTTAGAGGGAGGAATATCATTTGGAATCGGAGCGTTTAACCTG ACactctctctgtttcctccgAGGATACTCAAAGTCTTGGAGTTCGCGGGATTCTCCGGAGATAAG GAATACGGTCTGTCCCTGCTGCACGATGGTGCGACGGGGATAAATCTGCGCTCCATGCTGTgcgctctgctgctgctctgctacTACACCTTTCTCACGTTCATACTAG GCACAGGTGAGGGAGAAGTCACTGAAGCCGAGAGGCTGCTGAAACCTTTCCTTCTCCGCTACCCACGG gGAGCAATATTTCTCTTCTTTGCAGGCAGGACTGAAGAGATCAAGGGGAATATTGATGAG GCGGTGGCACTCTTTGAGGACGGCTGCAAGGCCCAGCAGGCCTGGAAGCAGTTCCATCACATGTGCTACTGGGAGCTGATGTGGTGCTTCACCTACAAGCGGGCTTGGAAGATGGCGTACTTCTATGCAGACCTACTGAGCAAGGAGAGCCGCTGGTCCAAG accatgtatgtttacatgaaaGCTGCTTACCTCAGCATGCTGCGTGAAGATGAGGCCAGGCCTTTTGGGGAGGACGAGGTCGAGCTCttcag ACAGGTGTCCACCTTCAAGCAGAAGATAGCAGGGAAGTCCCCCCCGACCGAGAAGTTTGCCATCCGCAAAGCCCGACGCTACAAGGCCCACTGCCCGATCCGGCTGCCGGTGCCGGTGTTG GAGATGATGTACATGTGGAACGGTTTCAGTATGATCAGCATGCGACCAGAACTGACTGAAGGCATGGTGCAGACCTTGGTAGAGGCGGAGCACAGTCTGCTGGAGTCTCCCG acaACGAGTATTCAGTGGATGACCGCTGTTTGATCCACCTGCTGAAGGGTCTGTGTTTGAAGAACCAGGGTCTCCTCCAGGCCGCCGAGGACAGCTTCCGCAAAGTGTTGTCCAG CGAAAAGAAGATCCGGTTCGACCACTACCTGGTGCCCAACTGCCTGGTGGAGCTTGGCCTGCTCTACATCGACCAAGGCAGGAGGGACGAGGCCATCAAGCTACTGCACAAGGCCAG ACAAAACTACAAACACTACTCGATGGAGTCCCGCACGCAGTTCAGGGTCCACGCCGCTCTGGCCAAACTCAAGGCCGAcgccggagaggaggaggacactcaCATGTAG
- the zgc:158403 gene encoding tetratricopeptide repeat protein 39A isoform X2 produces the protein MPRRSARGSDGSHRVCLTSRSGVRSLKLHAEVCYAECQLQRAALTFLQDENMVSFIKGGIKVRNSYLIYKELHSFIKSHSCLKEPSHVHLEGGISFGIGAFNLTLSLFPPRILKVLEFAGFSGDKEYGLSLLHDGATGINLRSMLCALLLLCYYTFLTFILGTGEGEVTEAERLLKPFLLRYPRGAIFLFFAGRTEEIKGNIDEAVALFEDGCKAQQAWKQFHHMCYWELMWCFTYKRAWKMAYFYADLLSKESRWSKTMYVYMKAAYLSMLREDEARPFGEDEVELFRQVSTFKQKIAGKSPPTEKFAIRKARRYKAHCPIRLPVPVLEMMYMWNGFSMISMRPELTEGMVQTLVEAEHSLLESPDNEYSVDDRCLIHLLKGLCLKNQGLLQAAEDSFRKVLSSEKKIRFDHYLVPNCLVELGLLYIDQGRRDEAIKLLHKARQNYKHYSMESRTQFRVHAALAKLKADAGEEEDTHM, from the exons ATGCCCAGGAGGTCTGCCAGAG GTTCCGACGGAAGTCACCGAGTTTGTCTAACAAGTCGGTCGGGGGTTCGCTCACTGAAG CTTCATGCGGAAGTGTGTTACGCAGAGTGCCAACTCCAAAGAGCTGCTCTCACCTTCTTACAG GATGAGAACATGGTGAGTTTCATCAAAGGGGGGATAAAAGTACGAAACAGTTACCTCATTTACAA AGAACTGCATTCCTTCATTAAATCTCACAGCTGTCTCAAAGAACCGAGCCACGTGCACTTAGAGGGAGGAATATCATTTGGAATCGGAGCGTTTAACCTG ACactctctctgtttcctccgAGGATACTCAAAGTCTTGGAGTTCGCGGGATTCTCCGGAGATAAG GAATACGGTCTGTCCCTGCTGCACGATGGTGCGACGGGGATAAATCTGCGCTCCATGCTGTgcgctctgctgctgctctgctacTACACCTTTCTCACGTTCATACTAG GCACAGGTGAGGGAGAAGTCACTGAAGCCGAGAGGCTGCTGAAACCTTTCCTTCTCCGCTACCCACGG gGAGCAATATTTCTCTTCTTTGCAGGCAGGACTGAAGAGATCAAGGGGAATATTGATGAG GCGGTGGCACTCTTTGAGGACGGCTGCAAGGCCCAGCAGGCCTGGAAGCAGTTCCATCACATGTGCTACTGGGAGCTGATGTGGTGCTTCACCTACAAGCGGGCTTGGAAGATGGCGTACTTCTATGCAGACCTACTGAGCAAGGAGAGCCGCTGGTCCAAG accatgtatgtttacatgaaaGCTGCTTACCTCAGCATGCTGCGTGAAGATGAGGCCAGGCCTTTTGGGGAGGACGAGGTCGAGCTCttcag ACAGGTGTCCACCTTCAAGCAGAAGATAGCAGGGAAGTCCCCCCCGACCGAGAAGTTTGCCATCCGCAAAGCCCGACGCTACAAGGCCCACTGCCCGATCCGGCTGCCGGTGCCGGTGTTG GAGATGATGTACATGTGGAACGGTTTCAGTATGATCAGCATGCGACCAGAACTGACTGAAGGCATGGTGCAGACCTTGGTAGAGGCGGAGCACAGTCTGCTGGAGTCTCCCG acaACGAGTATTCAGTGGATGACCGCTGTTTGATCCACCTGCTGAAGGGTCTGTGTTTGAAGAACCAGGGTCTCCTCCAGGCCGCCGAGGACAGCTTCCGCAAAGTGTTGTCCAG CGAAAAGAAGATCCGGTTCGACCACTACCTGGTGCCCAACTGCCTGGTGGAGCTTGGCCTGCTCTACATCGACCAAGGCAGGAGGGACGAGGCCATCAAGCTACTGCACAAGGCCAG ACAAAACTACAAACACTACTCGATGGAGTCCCGCACGCAGTTCAGGGTCCACGCCGCTCTGGCCAAACTCAAGGCCGAcgccggagaggaggaggacactcaCATGTAG
- the rpain gene encoding RPA-interacting protein — MEGNVPPALCGQTEKQPDKAAGEVSADGESPQRIGCGASIIVQEVMEEEWSALHSEDRRLPSMWGPKGMEEQMFGVMNEYDELAVLEEIQQELVSHEMSIIEEYERNLQFEQQYISSVVEGMEDTYIICPICHINNLNINSHFFSCPCGLYHNTKKQNVTPDVLRSLLESKVSEHMEDCLHNPVFSVAPDTDGSPNLMMSCKVCDYLSIVL, encoded by the exons ATGGAAGGAAACGTACCGCCAG CGCTGTGTGGACAGACTGAAAAACAGCCGGACAAGGCTGCTGGAGAGGTATCGGCAGATGGGGAGAGCCCGCAGCGGATCGGCTGCGGGGCCTCCATCATCGtccaggaggtgatggaggaggagtggagcgCTCTGCACTCCGAGGACCGGAGGCTGCCCTCGATGTGGGGCCCAAAGGGCATGGAAGAG CAAATGTTTGGTGTAATGAATGAGTACGATGAACTGGCAGTACTGGAAGAAATCCAACAGGAGCTGGTGTCTCATG AAATGTCTATTATTGAAGAGTACGAGAGGAACCTTCAGTTTGAGCAGCAGTACATATCGTCTGTtgtggaggggatggaggacaCGTATATTATTTGCCCCATATGTCACAT AAACAACTTGAACATCAACAGCCATTTCTTCTCCTGCCCCTGTGGACTGTACCATAACACcaag AAACAGAACGTCACCCCTGACGTCCTGAGGAGTCTCCTGGAGTCCAAGGTGTCGGAGCACATGGAGGACTGTCTCCACAACCCTGTTTTCTCCGTAGCTCCCGACACAGACGGCTCTCCCAACCTCATGATGAGCTGCAAG GTTTGTGACTACCTGTCCATTGTCCTGTGA